TCCACAATTTCCAGCACCCGGCCGGGGTGCTTCTCGTATTCCTGGCGGCGGGCGCGCACCGGTTCGATCCAGCGAATGAGGTGGTCGGCCATCTTGGCCTTGCATTCGATGCAGCCGATCCCCGCAGTGCGGCAGCCCTCGGCGGCCCAAGCCAGCGTATCGGGCGGCGAGAAGAGCTTATGCCAGTCGTAGGCCGGGCACTTCTCCGGGTCGCCGACGTCGGTGCGGCGCTTGCGGGCCGGGTCGGTCATCATCGTCTTGGTTTTGGCGCGGATGCTCTCGTCGCTTTCGCTCAGGGAGATGAAGTTGCCGTAGCTCTTGGACATCTTGCGCCCGTCCGTGCCGGGGATGCGCGGCGTCTGTGTCAGCATCGCCTCCGGCTCCGAGAGGACATGGAGTCTTTCAAAAAAGACGGCATCTGCACCGATACGCGCGAGAAAATTTTGAATTCCCTCATCAGCCGCCGCTCTTCGAAGCCTCCCGAGGAAGTGCGAGTTCCAGTAATCGCCAACCAGGGTGTTAATGTCCACGCCCGCACCATAACTAACCCAACCACCAAGGCACCTTCCCAATGATGCCCGGTTACGCAACTCAAAGATTTCGGGTCGAACTCCAAGCCCATAGAATACGTCAAACCTTCTTACGATTTCGCGGCTCAACTCGACGTGCGAAACCTGGTCCTCTCCGACGGGCACGAAGAGCGGCGTGCCTTCCTCGCTGTAAATCACGATGTCCGCGCACTGCAGCACGGGATACCCGAGGAATCCATAGTTGTGCAGGTCTTTGTCCTTAATATTCTCCAGCGCCTCTTTATAAGTCGGCACGCGCTCCAACCACCCCAGCGGCGTCACCATGGACAACAACAAATGCAACTCCGCATGCTCCGGCACCAGCGACTGCAGGAAGATCACGCTCTTCTCCGGATCGAGCCCCGCCGCCAAGAAATCGATTGTGATCTGTATTGTGTTCTCGGCGATCGCACTTGTGTCCGCGTAATCGGTCGTCAGCGCGTGCCAGTCCGCGATGAAGTGGAACGAATCGTACGAAGGATCTTCCTGCAGCTTCACCCAGTTCTGCAGCGCACCGAAGTAATGGCCGATGTGCAGGCGGCCCGTGGGGCGCATGCCGCTGAGTACGCGCTTCCTTTTTTTCGTTTCTGCCAAGTCAGTTGCCCCTTGTTGCGTCGCTGTTTTCCGTACTCCGTGACTCCCGGGCCAACTATTTCTTCACGCGCTCTTGCCGAGCAACTCCCGGGCAATGATGATGCGCTGAATCTCGCTGGTGCCCTCGTAGATGGAGACCACGCGGGCGTCGCGGTACATGCGCTCGACGTCCATCTCGCGGGAATAGCCGGCGCTGCCGTGGACCTGCACGGCTTTGTAGACCACGCGGTTGACCATCTCGCTGGCGTAAAGCTTGGCCTTGCTGGCCTGCGCGCCCATGCGCCCGCCGGAATCCTTCAGCCAGGCGGCATAATGCACCAGGCCGCGCGCGGCTTCGATCTCCGTCTGCATGTCCGCGATCATCCACTGGATGGCCTGAAACTCGCTGATGGTCTTGCCGAAGGCGCGGCGCTGCTTGGCGTACTTCACGGCCTCGTCCAGCGCGCCCTGCGCCAGGCCCACGGCCAGCGCGCCGACGCCGATGCGGCCGCCGTCGAGCGCGCTGAGGGCGATCTTCAGACCCTGGCCTTCCTCGCCGAGAAGATTTTCCGCCGGGACGATGCAGTCGTTCAGGACGACTTCGGAGGAGGGCGACGCGCGCTGCCCCATCTTCTCTTCGTGGCGGGTGAGGCGGAATCCCGGAAAGCCCGGCTCGACGAGAAACGCGGAAATCCCTTTTCCGGCCGCGCCGGGATCGGTCTTGGCAAACACGATGTAGACGCCGGAAACGCCGCCGTTGGTCACCCAGGTTTTCGTGCCGTTCAGTTTATAGACGTTGGCGTCGCGCACCGCGCGGGCCTGGATAGCCGCAGCGTCCGAGCCGGCCTGGGGCTCCGTGAGGCAGAAAGCGCCGATGAATTCTCCGGAGGCCAAGCGGGTCAGGTATTTTTTCTTTTGCGCGGCGGTGCCGAAGGTGAGGATCGGCACGCTCACGGCGGAGTTGGTCACCCCCAGGGCCACGGCCGTGGCGGCATCCACACGGGCGACCTCCTCGAGCATCAGGACGTAGGACACGGCGTCCATGCCCGCGCCGCCCCACTCTTCGGGGACCAGCATGCCGCAGCAGCCCATTTCGCCGAGCTTGCGGATGGCCGCGGCGGGGAATGTCCCCTCGCGGTCATTCTGCTTGACGAGGGGGCGCAGCTCCGTCTCCACAAATTGGCGGACGGTGTCGCGGATCAGTTTTTGGTGGTCTTTGAGCGAGAAATCCATCGTGTCCGGTGTACACGAAGCCTGCGCGAAGTGTACACGGGATGCTAACACACCCGGCCGCATGTCTTGTAGCGGAGGGCTACAGCTTGAAGAGTTCGCGCAGACGCTTGGTCTGGGCGCGGCTGACGGGGATTTCGGTCTGCTTCTTGTCGCTCATTTTGA
This sequence is a window from Terriglobia bacterium. Protein-coding genes within it:
- a CDS encoding acyl-CoA dehydrogenase family protein, whose translation is MDFSLKDHQKLIRDTVRQFVETELRPLVKQNDREGTFPAAAIRKLGEMGCCGMLVPEEWGGAGMDAVSYVLMLEEVARVDAATAVALGVTNSAVSVPILTFGTAAQKKKYLTRLASGEFIGAFCLTEPQAGSDAAAIQARAVRDANVYKLNGTKTWVTNGGVSGVYIVFAKTDPGAAGKGISAFLVEPGFPGFRLTRHEEKMGQRASPSSEVVLNDCIVPAENLLGEEGQGLKIALSALDGGRIGVGALAVGLAQGALDEAVKYAKQRRAFGKTISEFQAIQWMIADMQTEIEAARGLVHYAAWLKDSGGRMGAQASKAKLYASEMVNRVVYKAVQVHGSAGYSREMDVERMYRDARVVSIYEGTSEIQRIIIARELLGKSA
- a CDS encoding tryptophan--tRNA ligase (catalyzes a two-step reaction, first charging a tryptophan molecule by linking its carboxyl group to the alpha-phosphate of ATP, followed by transfer of the aminoacyl-adenylate to its tRNA), which translates into the protein MRPTGRLHIGHYFGALQNWVKLQEDPSYDSFHFIADWHALTTDYADTSAIAENTIQITIDFLAAGLDPEKSVIFLQSLVPEHAELHLLLSMVTPLGWLERVPTYKEALENIKDKDLHNYGFLGYPVLQCADIVIYSEEGTPLFVPVGEDQVSHVELSREIVRRFDVFYGLGVRPEIFELRNRASLGRCLGGWVSYGAGVDINTLVGDYWNSHFLGRLRRAAADEGIQNFLARIGADAVFFERLHVLSEPEAMLTQTPRIPGTDGRKMSKSYGNFISLSESDESIRAKTKTMMTDPARKRRTDVGDPEKCPAYDWHKLFSPPDTLAWAAEGCRTAGIGCIECKAKMADHLIRWIEPVRARRQEYEKHPGRVLEIVDAGSKKARKVAQETMARVREAVFGWEKKRAEVGK